TCCACAATAGATGTCCAACCTGTAATCTTGGCCCAATTATAAGAGCGGAGCTAAATTACAGGTGGAGCATCACCTGTAGAAAAAAATAACGCATGGAGCATCAAGTCACGAGTTCAATCTCATATCACTACATGtatatatctataaaagaagaccatatttttttttctctcatggaCACATCTAACAAAAAACATGATTTTCACTGTTCAATGTTAACTAACATAAATGTATAATTATTCGAAGAAGAATTGTAGCGTCAGAATGTGGTTAGGGTGCAATACTTGCATCCATGCATATAGATCATGgaactataaatttattaatcctATCCAGTTGACACCACCATCTTGGTAGAAGATGGTGCGGCTGAGACTGCATCTTTCCCATCCATTTGATTGCTGAAATCTTTAATCCTTTCTCAGACTGGTTGGGTTTCTCCAAATCAAGCATGGTAAAAACATGTGCGTTGAATAATTTATAGATGGCTCCTATTTGCTAATAAAGGCTGCAGTTCTGACCTTTTCTAGTTGAAAGAAAGGAGGTTTGTATGTTATGTATGCTGTATGATGTGCATTGTTGATCTATTTCCTGAAAATCTAAACTTTTGGACAGATGCTTGCTAAGGTGTGGTATCATATTTTTGTGCCTAAAGGTTGAGAATCATGGGAACCCTAATTTgtttcagttttattttcttacgTCTTCCATTTTGACTAGCATTTTTAGGCCTGCTTGTCGGGTGATGTGTTGGTTAAATACCTGAAGTTTTATTTTCAATGTTGGGAAGGAAGGACATCTCGTCCTTCTTGCTTCTTATGATATGCGAGAATTTTTAGCAACTTCTGTTGGTTCCTGTTCATGTGTATTTTTCCTAACACTTCATTcttccactttttttaatattctaactAATAGCTACTTCTTTGTAACCCTTTAGTGATCCAAGGAGCTGCATTAATACTCTCAAGTTCACCACCTGCTGCAAGACATGTTATTGATGCTGCTTTTGATCGGCAAGGACATGGAAAACAGCTGGTGAGCATGTAGATCCTTTCATGTTATCTTTGTGTTTGTTGGTTAGTTTTTTCCACCCTTTTTTATGTTACTTATGTTGCATTGATTTCGGGGTTCTGGCAATTGAAAATCCTAAGATAAATGGGCTATGGAAAATTACAAAGATTCATGTAAATCTGTAGAAGTAGGAGTTGAGAGGAGTTACCGAAAAAAGATTGGCTCCTGTATCTTGGCGAGACAAGAGCAAGGCCAATAAAACATAAAAGGGAAATGggtgaatttaaaaaaagtttgtttTGGTTGCAAGATAATGGCAAGACATGAAGGTTATATGATTTTCAATCGTTGAATCTAAATTTAGGTTGTGAGGCTCTTAGGCAGATATGATATGTATCTAGCTCAACTAATCTTGTGGTATTTGGAATTTTGGTGGACCTTCCCAACTCAACACTGAATAATATTTAACATTGACCACTTTGTCAGTACGTTAGTCATAGCTGCCATGTTTTACTTGGtacataaaagatttttttgcCCCTTCCCCATGAACATTGTCTCTCCTTAAAATCCATGAGGTTGCTCTCTTTTTGAAACTTCTTTTTTGCACACCAATGTAAAATTGTGAGTTATATGGTCTGATCTTGAGGTTTACCTCCTCCTGACAAGTAgtaaagagctgaaaaaaagACAATGGATGtagaatgtcattttttttttctgtctgTGTCAACTCAGAAACATATGCCAACTTTATGAGTCCCCTAGACGTGGTAATAACCAAATCTGATGGGGTTTAAGGAAACCCAAATTctcaaaaatgattttcttcaaCATGTGTGTTAAATGGTTAGGCAATCCACTTCTGGGAATaaccatatttatatattcttacTTACCAGAAAAGAAGGATATATTAGAGAAAAAAaggtgaagaaaaagaaagttttgACACTGTAGTTAATACGTAGCTATCGAATTATCTAGTTGAAGTTTGGTCATGGAGCATAAAATGGGATATAACATCTATCCCCTGCATCGTGATTTCAAATGCTCTCAATTTGTGTTGTAAGAAATcctatctttaaaatttttgggAAAGAATCCTGTACTTGCCGTATCCTGGGCATCTTGTATATgtctgaaatattattaattggcAAACACAGTCTGCACTGCATGCTCTTGGAAACATAGTAGGAGAATCAAGaccagataatgaaattatacTGAATGGGGATGCAGAAGAAAGTTTGAGACGTTTAATCTATGAAACAGCATCCAAAAGTTCCAAGTTGGCACCATCTGTAAGTaattgcttcttctttttttcatcttttaattttttggtctGCTCATATCAATGATAtgtttttttgttatgttttattGGAAGAGCACTGGTTGGTTTTTAGCCTTGAaatattataggaaaaaaaaaaaaaaaaaaaactcttaaaaTAAGTATACCAAGTCAAAGCATTTGGCAATCAAACTCATTATGGCAAGGGTGCTAATGACGTGCCTGCAGTTTGGGTGTTTCAAGATCTTTTCCAagaatttaacaaaatattatccTTTTATGTCTGAGTACAGATTCTTATGTTTTTTTGTTGGGGACCACCTTCATTTGAGTTCCTTTTCATTTCACTTGTCTGCTCTTTAAAACGTCCAGAAGTCTTACCAAGTTGGCTGTGCAATTTCCAGGGCCTTTTGTTGTCAGTTCTTCAACAGGATTCAGAAATTCGTTTGGCGGTGAGAATTTCATAGTCATGAGCATtgtaatgttttcttttttttcttttggtagcCATAGATTTGAACTTTTACAGAGTTGATGTATAATGAGGTTTTCTTTTCACCTAGTTTGTTCTGGTGACATTCAAGTATCAGGGCAAAGCAACTTATCAGACCTTTCCTTTCTTAAATCATTCTGATTTATGTGTCATTCGGTCTATTTGAATGAACGAGGGTTTATACCTATTTAATTATAACAGTCAGTCTCCTCGTGTTGTTATATCTGTGGTGCTTACATTCCTCATGCTCTCTTTTGTATTGTGGATGAGGATGGAAGGTAATGACATTAGGCGAACTAAATACAGAACAATTCCATGAATTATGATTGATGCACCATTTGCTGCCAAAAAGACAGAAAGTAACCCAGAAGAGAATTGATGTTAAACTTTATTCCAATTGACTGACCCTTACATTTGAACTCCTGTATTTGTTGTTTGCAGTTGCTTGTGAcccttaaaaagaaatatgatataagcttttatatatgaatattttcaGGGATATAGAGTGATAACTGGAATGGTGTCTCGGCCATGGTTCCTGATGGAAGTTTGCTCAAAGCAAGAGATAATAAATATAGTGACTGACGCAAATACTGTAGCCACAAAAATAGGTTGGGTTCCTGGTCTCTATGTTTATTATCTTTGTTAAATGATCACATTTCCATGTTTATAAGGATTACATTGATCACATATCTCTTAATTACAtttgattatcaaaaaaaaaaaaaacatatctcTAAATTACATTGAGAAACATAAATTAGATAGAATgcattttacatttaaaataattattgatctAGATATAATTACTAAGGTATTAATAAGCACAGAACTAGTTtttgaaaatgagatgagaatgatTGATTTATGTCAAGATGTATGACTTTTGGGTGAGACCATGAGAACACTTTTTTGTAAGAAAACTcatttcaagatttttttttggcacTGGGTGCGACCATGAGAACACTTTTTTGTAAGAAAACTcatttcaagattttttttttggcaccggGTGCCTAGAACacatcccgactaatcccggaggtgcacaggccctcagcAAGGAGTTTCCTGAAAGTGCAAGGAGTTTCCTGAAAGTGCACCTCGTGTAATTCAAGGGGGAAATCCCAAAATCCCCCAGTCCAATGGGCCCctagattgtttgcacccaagagaaTTCGAATCTTAGACCTTGGAGGAAGCATActaccaagaccaaggcctttaccacttgagccaacccttaTGAGTTTTCATATCAAGATCTTGTGACCAACATGATAAGTTTTTCCATGAAATTATGATTCTGGATGTTACCACCAACAGCCTAATTGTATGCAAAAAATGAGAGCAACAATCCGAGTTTCATGTTAGTTATTCCTATTTTCTGGAAGAGTTGTCTTAGGATTAGTTGTGGATTTAAGGTTTTGTGTGAAGACGGGAAACacaaggggttggggttggggttggggtttGGCTTGGGTATTAGTTCTacgggaaacaaggggttgAGGATCAGTGTACTTTTATGGGTATTTTGGGTTGTTTTGGGATTAGtgtattttggttgtttttcaCTAGCTTTTTCGGGCCATCTAGGGCTCTCTaatatgggctaggtgttttcttgtatacgttcaGCATATTTGGTTactccttttgatatatataatatttttacttataaaaaaaaaaggttttgtttaaattgttttgttGGATTTTAAAGGCTTTTCTGTTTGGACTACCTCAACTGGGTGTGTTTTTCtggatttatatttttttatatcttttcctTCATGCGATTTTGTTTTCTAACTCTCACGTGagagtaaaaaagaaagaaaagaagacaaGAAAAGGCATAACTAAAATCTGTTCTGTAATAGTTTGTTCAGGTATGGAATTGTGATATGTAACTAACACTAGTAATCTCAGTTGTTCCATTACTCAGATCCATCCAGAGAATGAGATCAAGTATTTATTTGAATCTTGCCTGCATAAATACATAAATCAGTTCTCCTACTTATAAATTAGGGAAAAATACACTTTGTGAAAAAAATTGTGCATCATTCGCTAGTTAATCATCAAGATTATGTTAGTTCGTGACGGCATTTGGTAGTTTGAGAGTGCAATGTGTCAGCTTCAGCCTTAGTAGTTTGGGATGCGTAAGTGTAGACATTTAATTATTGAAGGCTATAAAGTCCCCTTTCATTGTTTGAAGTTCATCTATATTTTCCAATATCTTCAAGTGTAATTATACTCGGTTGATTTCTGGTTTCTTTTCAACTTATGCGGAAAAAATCATCATTCATTTTAGAATCTTTGTTCCAGCTACGTTTTTTCCAGTTTTTATAAATCTAATTAATGGCACTTTCTCAGATATGGAAGTTAGATATAAATGCTGCCAGTCAATCCACAAGGCCTTTATGTCCTCTAGTAAACTTATCAACGATCCTGctcttgctggaattgtggccaAGGTAAGAgctattctttttaaattgtgggccaatattaaattcataaatCGTGCATGTTTTGGTTGGATTCCCTAACCCTCTGGGATTAGTAGTAACATAGTTACTCACACCAACAAGCAACAAGCTAACATTAAAAAAGCAAGTGAAGGAGGGCAACAACATCTCTATCTTTAAGGAAATTGGGCTTTGCCTCCTTGTTGACATGTAgattttcccctttttttttttcagttgcaGGAAACGGTTAGAAGTGGTCCATATCTGAGTAGAAAGCATCATGAAGCTCAACCTCTGGTTAGGACTGCTGATAGATTTTAGATTTGTATCAAATACTATGGAACTTATCCTTTTTTTCCCCGAACAGCTAATGTGAAACTGATCAAACAGTTAATTGGCTTggacaattattattattataggaaCTTGTAAATATACCTGAGACCCGAGACTTTTGTGGCTCTTGGTTGTCAATCATGGGGCTATAGTTTGTTTCATACTTGACCAAATAAAGGGAGCTGTGTAGCTTCATAGATCTATCTGCTTTAGATGAAGGTAAACTTCTGGAATTAAAAGGAAATGAGTAATCATGTCTTATATGATGCCTCACAAGGCATCAAATACCGGGGGAGTGAGACAGGTGGATCATCTTAATCCCAGGGGTGCTAATTGTTCACACCTTTTGCCATGTAATCATATCTTTAACGTTGCGTTTGACACAAAATAATCCTGAAAAAAGTTCATCGCTGCATTgctaatatgaaaaataattaaaaaaatatatatcaaaccAATTGCCATGTGTATTATAAAAGCATGCCCACTCTGTCCATACTCCGAATCCATTATACGAGTTTGTAGAGCAAGTCCAATCTCTCTCGGGCATTTTATCAAGCATCTTTGCCGTCTCATTTTGTGGAGCCGGGCTAGATTTAGATACAAAGGTGAttttaacttatctcaactaatcattatagattttttaaatttctatacaaaatataataaataatttaaattttttaatttttaaaataataataatattaaaaaataatattctaataatattttatttaaattcattttatctcaactcattattcaaatctaatctCAATCTTCATAAGCTCTCTGGGTAATAAATTGtggatttttccttttttattttcacagaAAATTTGGAATGGGTTGGGCTATAGGCGAAGTGATATAGTCTGAGATTGAAATCCCAGTTTCGGCCCAAGAAGAGAAAGGGCAACATGGAAAACACATGACTGGGCCTATCTAAAATACAGAGAGCCCACATCGTCCACTTTCACCCGTCTACTTCCTGCTTCCTCCTGTGGATAAAGGGCGagcaaaatagagagagagctgAGGTTTCTGAAGAGACACTGAGACAGAGAGATGGCAACTCTATCATTGGCTTGTTTGGCCCTCcccttaaaaatgaaaaattctctTTCAATTAGTGgcccatcttcttcttcttcttcttcttcgtcaaATCAGTCGAGTTTGACTGGTACATTCAGGTCACTCAGTTTCTCCACAAACCTCTCGCACAATGTCTTCTCTAAAGGTATTTGCAGGGTCAATTTTCTGTTTGTTTACTGAGagaaataataagaaattagCAAGGACAGAAAAAAGGCTGGGATTTTTAAGTTTCATGTCGTTACTTtcaaaaattgaagaagaaaaaaagaacccCAGCTGAACCGAGCATATTGAAGCAATTTTTTCTGTTTATATTCCTGACTTTTGTCTCTCTGGAGTTGGAACCCATTGTAATTCCTTGTTCATGCCTTTTCTCAAAGCACCAACTTGTTGGAATTGAAATTTTAGGGGATCTTGAATTCTGGGTTCTGTGAACTTCAGGGTATCTGTCTATGAGCATGACACAAATGCCAACACGTCTTTTTGTTGTGTGCGAGGCGGCTCCGATGAAAAAACCGGATTCGGCTGCTAAGAGGGCTCGCCAAGCGGAGAAAAGGCGCATCTACAACAAATCTCGGAAATCTGAAATCAAGACCCGGATGAAGAAggtataaattattaaaatttgtttataaatTGGTAGGATTGTGGCTGGACTCTTCTGGAAGTctattttttcattgtttttgtGTTGAATGCTATCCAGATGTTTTAGGGTGTGAAACTTTGTGAGGAAGATCAAATCTGGTTCCCTTTTTGTTCTAAGATTTTCCAGTTTTctggttttaggattgattgTTGTTGTCTTTCAGTAAAGTTTGTGGTCATCATGTGtgataaaaatgatatattttatttattctaaacCCAACTTTACCTTCGAGACTACGAAGCTCTCAATGAAAGTTAGTAGAATTGGAACTTTTCTGTCGTGTATAATCATTACAAGGTACCGTTAGAAAAAGActgatttttcataaaagtcGGTGAATCTTATCTGGATACTAGCGTGCTGCTGTAATGTGGAGGAACATTTCTTTCAATCAACATTGGCATGTTGGAACATTACCACAATTTTGGAGTCTGAAACTCTCTTATCTTCAAATCGtttatgtttttcttcttcttgcctACTTAATTCACAACAAATTTAGGTATCTACATATGTGTCATTCTGGTGTTTGATGGAATGTGCTCAATGTTTCCCTTCCCCCTTTTTCAGTTTGGTATTGACCATGAAGGGATATCTCATCCTCCTTGCCCTCTTAGTTCAATCTTTGTTTGTTAAGTATCCGTATCATTTAATCACTGGTcctttgaataaaataaaaaaactgctaaGAAAAGGAAGACAACTTTTGTTTTCCATATCTTAaggttataattattttgttatagAAAAAAACAGAAGCTGAGTGATTTCCTGATAAAGATCTATCAAAAACCTGTGATAAAGGCAGTGAATTGTTTCTTAGAAGTTCCTGATGgttattgtgaaatttatttcaatttttccaGGTTTTGGAAGCTCTGGATGTGCTCAAGAAGAAACCTGAGGCACAAGCTGAAGAAGTCCTTCCGATTGAGAACCTAATTGCGGAGGCATATTCAGTTATAGACAAGGCAGTGAAAGTGGGAACGCTGCACAGGAACACTGGAGCGCGCAGGAAGTCTCGGCTTGCCCGGAGGAAGAAGGCTGTGGAGATCCACCATGGCTGGTATACCCCATCCCCTGCCATAAATGCATCATAGAACCTCTTGTGCCCATGCAAAAATTTATGTAATCCTATGTTAAGCTCCTTGTTAAGAGTGATGTGAATTCATAAATTGAGGACTCTTGAGTACTTGATGTAGATTAGTTACAGTTCGTTTTGAtgcgttttttttttgttcaaaatgGATGTTGTGATCCAGAACCTCATTGCGTAATCCGTATGGTAATGCTTCTGATCCTGAATTTTATTGTGAGCAGAACAAAGGAAGGTTCAAAGAGCCCAAAGAAATTAaggttaaatattaaaataatccatgTGGCTTACCTCTTGCTTTGCTTTATGGAACCAAGGAGAATCCACTTGAGTTTGTCTGTTTGACTCAAACAAGTAGAACTCGGATCAATgatcttatcattttttttttcaccccctttcaatatttgtttaaattattGGGATTTGGTCCATGAAACCCACTCTGTACTGATTGAAACTAACTATAAAATTTAGGCATTCGAGGTTGAAGTGTAATTTATGTGAGAAGAGTATGAAGTATTAGTGTTCAAGCGAGAAAAATGTATTCCCATGGTGAATTTTAATTTCTGAACAAAAGCTTATATGTACTCTGAAAATATCGTTCAATTCATACATAGTGTTGGTATTTGTTTCCTCAAGCGTACATAATGACATCTAGAACATATGAAATAGGGACGTCCCAAATtgtgaagatatatatatatataggaccgCGCAAATCAaacactatgcacactgtgcttTAACGATAAGGAGCGTGTAATGGGAGAaatctggaatttttttgtACTCCCTTTTTCAATAGTTTCCTGCTATTGTTCTGAAGGGCGGGAATGttcattagttttattttctttacagcttactagaatgtaactaggtgtctcactttatatacttcttgtgtatttGAGCATTGCCTAGTTTCTTCCTATTCAATAaagattatatttataaaaaaaaaaaacactatgcGCACGAGTTTGACATCTAATCCAAGTTATTGACTGGGAAAAACCAAGAATATTTTTAGTTGCTCTAAATTTTATGGGAACTTCTCATTATATAATTGTCTTTTCTTAGTTTTGAGAGTCCATTTTTCTATACAAACTTTTAGTTCTGAAAATCATGTACATGCTGTGTGCGCTGAAGCCTTGTGCTGTAATCATGTACTGAATTAAATTTCGCAAAATCAGCAATAGCCGTAATACTTGAAAGTTTTAAACGTTTTGTAATTAGCATATCGAAAGACTACTACTTTCTCTAAACCAGACCCACCCACGCTTCCTTGCATTTAATGCTTTCTTTTTGGCTGCTggcatattttaaaagaaataggaTTAGAGGTTGAGAACATCAATTTAAAAGTTGACAATCTTTTTTGGTCCTGAGTATTTGAAATTTGGACTGTAGTAGTACTTTCCTAATGGGAAGTCAGACACAGTTTAGCTTAGAATCTTGTAACACTCGTTCAATTTAGGCTAAGAACAATCCAATTTTACACACAAGACTAGATATCAACTAATGAAATAAACATTGACTTGCGTATTGTCGAGTTTCTAAGAGAACAAAACTCAAGCCTTACATCGGGCTGCATCATATAGTGTGATTCAGAGAAAAGGAGAGGGGATAGATAACTCATCCCTGTAGT
This Carya illinoinensis cultivar Pawnee chromosome 11, C.illinoinensisPawnee_v1, whole genome shotgun sequence DNA region includes the following protein-coding sequences:
- the LOC122280960 gene encoding 30S ribosomal protein S20, chloroplastic, whose product is MATLSLACLALPLKMKNSLSISGPSSSSSSSSSNQSSLTGTFRSLSFSTNLSHNVFSKGYLSMSMTQMPTRLFVVCEAAPMKKPDSAAKRARQAEKRRIYNKSRKSEIKTRMKKVLEALDVLKKKPEAQAEEVLPIENLIAEAYSVIDKAVKVGTLHRNTGARRKSRLARRKKAVEIHHGWYTPSPAINAS